Proteins from a single region of Oncorhynchus keta strain PuntledgeMale-10-30-2019 chromosome 20, Oket_V2, whole genome shotgun sequence:
- the LOC127910100 gene encoding uncharacterized protein LOC127910100: protein MGSHPPTTPVHYTRLPPPSTTPAYHPRPLHPPTTPVHYTRLPPLSTTPAYHPRLPPPSTTPAYHPRPPPPPTTPVHHTHLPPRPPHPPTTPVHYTHLPPLSTSPTYHPCPLHPPTTPVHHTHLPPLSTTPAYHPRPPHPPTTPVHHTHLPPPSTTPTYHPCPLHPPTTPVNITHLPHLSTTPTYHPCPHHPPTTPVHHTHLPHLSTSPTYHPCPPQPPTTLSISPTYHPVHITHLPPLSTTPVHYTHLPPLSTSPTYHPCPPHPPTTPVHITHQPPLSTTPLKC from the coding sequence ATGGGATCACACCCGCCTACCACCCCCGTCCACTACACCCGCCTACCACCCCCGTCCACCACACCCGCCTACCACCCCCGTCCACTACACCCGCCTACCACCCCTGTCCACTACACCCGCCTACCACCCCTGTCCACTACACCCGCCTACCACCCCCGCCTACCACCCCCGTCCACCACACCCGCCTACCACCCCCGTCCACCACCCCCACCTACCACCCCCGTCCACCACACCCACCTACCACCCCGTCCACCACACCCACCTACCACCCCTGTCCACTACACCCACCTACCACCCCTGTCAACATCACCCACCTACCACCCCTGTCCACTACACCCACCTACCACCCCCGTCCACCACACCCACCTACCACCCCTGTCCACTACACCCGCCTACCACCCCCGTCCACCACACCCACCTACCACCCCCGTCCACCACACCCACCTACCACCCCCGTCCACCACACCCACCTACCACCCCTGTCCACTACACCCACCTACCACCCCTGTCAACATCACCCACCTACCACACCTGTCCACTACACCCACCTACCACCCCTGTCCACATCACCCACCTACCACACCTGTCCACCACACCCACCTACCACACCTGTCCACATCACCCACCTACCACCCCTGTCCACCACAGCCACCTACCACCCTGTCCATATCACCCACCTATCACCCTGTCCACATCACCCACCTACCACCCCTGTCCACTACACCTGTCCACTACACCCACCTACCACCCCTGTCCACATCACCCACCTACCACCCCTGTCCACCACACCCACCTACCACCCCTGTCCACATCACCCACCAACCACCCCTGTCCACAACTCCTTtgaaatgctga